Proteins encoded in a region of the Nocardia asteroides genome:
- a CDS encoding metalloregulator ArsR/SmtB family transcription factor has translation MAKYSVVLDDVFAALADPSRRAVVQRLGSGPASVGELAESAPITLPSFLKHIRVLESSGLIRTVKTGRVRRCELDRERFRLVEDWLAEQRRVWEGRTDRLEQFLTETKESTDES, from the coding sequence ATGGCTAAGTATTCTGTGGTGCTGGACGACGTATTCGCCGCGCTGGCGGATCCGTCTCGCCGCGCAGTGGTCCAGCGCCTCGGGTCCGGTCCTGCCAGCGTCGGGGAGTTGGCCGAGTCCGCGCCGATCACGTTGCCGTCGTTCTTGAAACACATTCGCGTCCTCGAGTCCAGCGGGCTGATCCGGACGGTCAAAACCGGTCGGGTGCGCCGATGCGAACTGGACCGCGAACGGTTCCGGCTGGTCGAGGACTGGCTGGCCGAACAGCGCCGCGTCTGGGAAGGCCGCACCGACCGGCTAGAGCAATTCCTCACCGAAACCAAGGAGTCCACCGATGAATCCTGA
- a CDS encoding SRPBCC domain-containing protein produces MNPDLDLTVHRVIRAPRASVWNAWTDASSLARWWVPAPTLCRVERLEIRPAGAFVTTMSDDGTEFVPHLDACFLVVEQRERLVFTNALDSSWRPATGAPVPMTAEITLRDHPDGTDYRVLVRHGDPAARARHEELGFAHGWGTVTEQLTALVESEVRA; encoded by the coding sequence ATGAATCCTGATCTCGACCTCACCGTCCACCGCGTCATCCGTGCGCCGCGTGCGAGCGTATGGAACGCTTGGACTGATGCGAGCAGCCTTGCGCGGTGGTGGGTTCCCGCGCCGACCCTGTGTCGCGTCGAAAGACTCGAGATCAGGCCCGCGGGTGCTTTCGTAACCACGATGAGTGACGACGGTACGGAATTCGTCCCACATCTGGACGCCTGTTTCCTGGTGGTCGAGCAGCGCGAACGCCTCGTGTTCACCAACGCGCTCGACAGCAGCTGGCGTCCGGCCACGGGGGCTCCGGTGCCGATGACAGCCGAGATCACCTTGCGCGATCACCCGGACGGCACCGACTACCGGGTACTCGTCCGGCACGGGGATCCGGCCGCGCGGGCTCGTCACGAAGAACTGGGATTCGCGCACGGGTGGGGGACGGTCACCGAGCAACTCACCGCGCTCGTCGAGAGCGAGGTCAGGGCATGA